The sequence CCATAGGTCAGATCCAGCGGCTGGTTGTTGATGTCGATGGTCTGAGCCGGACGCGTGTACATCGTCGCCGAGCGCACGCCAAAATCAAACTGGTACTGCCGCAGCATGGCCCACTGAGCTGTGGTCATCGCACTGGGGTAATTGTTCGTCGGTGCGTTGTACGCAGCAAGGTCACCTGTCGCCAGGATGATGCCCTGGTATTTCCCGTTGCCAGCGCCATCGGACAAGGTGCCTGCCACCATTTGCAGCGCGGTCGGGGTTCCGGTGAGCACGATCTTGTCGTAAGGCACGCCGATCTGGTCAAGTATCGACAGGGCGGCCAGGTAGCTTGGCGCTGTATCCACGGCCGAGATCACCAGCAGCTTCATGCCGACCGTCTTGGGTGCAACATTGACTGCCGCCGATACCACCGGGTTACCGTTGGTGGGTGTGACGGTCGCTACCGGCGTGACTTCAAACGTGATGGGGTTGCCCTGGTCGGCGCTCACCAGCGTGTAGGTGCGAGCCGTTGCCCCGGCAATGGCGACGCCGTTGCGCAGCCAGCGGAAGGTCGAAGCTCCCTGCGGATCGTTGTTGGCATCGGCATAGGTGTAGTTGCCGGTCAGCAATTTTCCAACTTGCGCCGTGCCGCTGATGGCCACACTGCTGGCGGTGGGGGCGGCAGGCGCAACCACCACATCGGCAGCCGTCACTGCCGCCGTCGCGCCCGATGTCACCGGCGCGCCCGTTGTCGGCGCGATGGTCGAAACCGGAGTCACTTCAAACTTGATGGGGTTGCCCTGGTCGGCGCTCACCAGCATGTAAGTGCGAGCCGTTGCCCCGGCAATGGCGACGCCGTTGCGCAGCCAGCGGAAGGTCGAGGCTCCCTGCGGATCGTTGTCGGCATCGGCATAGCTGTAGATGCCGGTCAGCAATTTGCCAACTTGTGCCGTGCCGCTGATGCCAACACCACTGGCGGTCGGTGCGGCGCCAACGCTGGTGCCTGGATCCACCGGTGGCGTTGTGACTGGTGGTGTTGTAACTGGTGGCTCTGTGACCGGTGGCGTTGTAACTGGCGTTGTAACCGGCGCTGCTGTAACCGGCGCTGCTGTAACTGGCGCTGCGGACTGCCCGGAACTTGAATCCCCGCCCCCGCAAGCGGCCAGTAAAGTGGTCGCCATAAAGGCCGCCATCAGTGACGCCATCTTCGAGAGACGGTACTTGTTTGGCCGGATTTCAGCATTCAGGGCAACCGTTGTTGCGCAATGGGGCAACACATCCGCCCTGAAGAGGGCGGAGGAACGCCAATGAGGAAGTTGTGGTTTCACGGTGGATTCCTTGCTCGATAAATCGGTTGAACAAAAACAGGTGCTGGCTCGGTCGGCGCCATTACCGCCGCGTGGGCACTGGCGGCTGGGGGGTTGATGGGTAATGCTGTGGCTTTACAGGGGCGGGCTGGGCCTCGCGGTGCGAGTGCTTTGCGTGGTCGTCGGCAGGACGAACCGGGTCGGCTGTACTGCCGCCGTTGGCGGGCGCATTGGGCGCGGCCTGCGCCAGAACCTGGCCAGCCAGGCACAAGGCTGCGATCGCCATGCCAGCTTTGGTGAGCGGCAAGCACTGTAGTGGGGATGTGGCATGTGTCTTCATGAATGGCTCCTTGAAAAATGACTTGAATAATTGGAAAGTGCTTGGGCGGCCAGGCGATTGCGCACGGCAGTGCCTCTGCGGAAATAATGAAACTTGAGAGGTTTCCATGGCGGTTTCTTATTCCAGTATTACCATGCTGGTGCGGGAATGGTCAGCGTGCCATTGGCACCTAAAGAAATGGTCGAAATAGTCTGCCCGCCGTAGGTTTCCTTGGCCGTGCCGTAGTTAATCCCGGTCAGGGGAGCTTTGACCGGTTTAACCGTTTTCAATGCAATACTATTGGTTGTCCCCAGCACAATACGGCCACTGACGCCGGAGTCGTTATACGTCATTCTGGCGGCCATCAAAAGTCCGGTGTCATGCTGGCTTGGACTGCGTATCGGCAGTTTGTACATGCTGTTGTATTTCGCCAAAGTGGCATTGATCAGATCGCCCAGCAGTGAATTCTTGTTGTCATAGGCACGCAGATTGCTCTGGTGAAACATCACGGAATTCAGATCGAATTTCAACAAATACCTGAGCCATATTTCAGACTCCTTATTCAGCAGTTCACTGTAGGTCAGCTTGTGGTCCCAAGTAGGAAAAAGACCGCCTGGAGCATAAAAATAGTTGTACTCGGACAGCCACTCGGTAGGTGTTGAGACGTTGTAGTACAAATTGGTTGGGTAGCGCGGAATGATCAGGATGCTGGGCTGATGGAGGCTGTAGAAACCAGTGTTGGGGCTGGGATTTTTCCAGCCGGGCTGTGAAGTATCAGACAAAATATAGCGTATGCCGAAATCCTTGGCAGCCCTGAGAAACTCGGGATTATTCAGCCCTGAAATTTCGGGTTGAATCATGCTGTCTTTTTGATACTTGCTGAAACCCAGCTGTTGCGCCACCGTATGATTTTTGCTGAGTTGCGCCAGCGCATTGGTGTAGCTGATGTCGGTCAGTAATTCGTGCTCATAAGTGTGGCTGATCCATTTGAATTGATTGGGTTTGCTTCGTATGGCAGCTGTCAATGTATCGTTGGGATAAATCCCTGACACCCCAACACCGTTGTATGGCATTTCCAGCTCTATTTGCGCTGCATTCGTGTTCGATGCGCGCATTGCATTTTGCCAGGTGATGAGCCGGTTGTAATCATTGCCCGTTATCCGGTATTCAATCCCGGTCTGGTCAGACAAACGCACTGGATCCCAAATATCATCTGGAATCATGATGTCATCAGGTTGTGCGTTTAGATAAACCTTGCGCTCTCCCAGAAAGAAACCCTTGCTTACCCAGTTGACTACGCCATAGCCCAGCAAAAGAGTGTGGGTCAGTTCCGGGTTTCCATCGGTTGTGATAGCCAGATTCTGTCGGCCATCGGGGTAGGTATAAATGGATGCGAGGGAATAGCCGTCCGCAGTGTTTAACAAAGAAACCGGGTTGCCACTCGAAATCGGTTTGACCAGATAAGTCCAGGCACCCGTAATGGAAACAGGACTGGCTGGGTTCAAATAACCGAACAGTTGCTGTCCGGCTGTCGTCAGACTGGCCTTGAGTGGTGTGTAACTGGTATCGGCGGCGCTGATTGGCGTCAGTCCATAGTTGTCGGGTGCGCCTGCCGGATAGGTATACAGGGTTGCCTGCCTGACCCGAAAGTCAGCTTCATATTGCCAAAGCATTTGCCATTGGGCTTGGGTAAATGCGCTTTGCCAATTGTTCGGGGACGCTTCATAGGCGAGATTCCCGGTAGTGAGAAGGACACCCTGATAACGTCCTGCCCCCAGTCCGTCAGACAAGGTTTGCGCAGTCAGTGGTGTTTTGCTGGCGACCAAAGTATCGTAGGGGATGCCGATCTGATTCAAAATCGACTTGATGCCAGCAAATACCGGCTCGTTGCCATCCGCCGATACAACCAGCAACTTCATGTTAATTGACCTGGGTGTTTCGGCGGCGGCTGGTGCAAGCCAGAAAACGGTAAATAAAATTACCGCGAGGATGCGTTGCAGGGTGTGTGACCCCCAATACAAAAACTGCCGCTGCAATTGCTTTTCTGGCCCCTCACGGACTAAGCCGTTCGGCACAAGCAGCGGTTTGATGCCGCTTGTGACCAGGGCACGATACAAGTAAAACTGTTGTAGTTTCATGATTTACTCCCAATTCAAACTATTATTCTTGGTTAAGTCGATTTAATCAACACTTCATGTATTTATCGAAGATCCTTAATCATTTGCTGCGGTTTTGTAGCCAGTTTTTCAGGCTCGGCCCGAGCACGCTTGGTTTCGCGGTGCTTGTGTGGATGTTTGACCCTGTCCGTTGAAACAATGACTGGGGACGCGCCATTCGGATTGAGTGGGGCGGGTTTATTCGGTGCCGCCTGCGCCGCCATCTGACTGACCAGAAATGCCAGCATCAAGCCGATTTTTGGGCATGAAATCCAGGATGAAGATGAGCGAGAAAGTAATGCCATGGAAAGCTCCTTTATGAAATGAATTGATAAAAGCGATGCGGCGCCGCAGTGCCTTTGCGGAAATAATGAAACTTGACAAGTTGCCATGGCAGCGTCTCCTTCAGAAAATGACCGGTTGCAACATGAATGTTTCGTATTCGAGCTGGTCGAGTTTTCGCAACAGGCTTACCAGGCCGAAGCTTCCCGTCAGCAATACGGCGAAAGCAAAGCCATAACCAAAGAAGGCCGGACCGAGGTGCAGGCTGAGCCAGGAAAAGAGCGTGTTGGACACGAAGAAAAGAAGGCACAGCCCCAAGGCGGCTTGCCGCTGGTCAAGGTAAAAAAGCACGTTCAATACCGCCAGCAGCAGCAACTGCATGACGACCGCCACCAGGTCAATACTCAGCAGGGCGCGATACGTCGGAGCAATACCAAACCACATCAGCAACTCGTCGCCCATCATCAGCAAAATGAATGTTGTCGCGCCC comes from Polaromonas naphthalenivorans CJ2 and encodes:
- a CDS encoding Agd3-related carbohydrate deacetylase, translating into MKLQQFYLYRALVTSGIKPLLVPNGLVREGPEKQLQRQFLYWGSHTLQRILAVILFTVFWLAPAAAETPRSINMKLLVVSADGNEPVFAGIKSILNQIGIPYDTLVASKTPLTAQTLSDGLGAGRYQGVLLTTGNLAYEASPNNWQSAFTQAQWQMLWQYEADFRVRQATLYTYPAGAPDNYGLTPISAADTSYTPLKASLTTAGQQLFGYLNPASPVSITGAWTYLVKPISSGNPVSLLNTADGYSLASIYTYPDGRQNLAITTDGNPELTHTLLLGYGVVNWVSKGFFLGERKVYLNAQPDDIMIPDDIWDPVRLSDQTGIEYRITGNDYNRLITWQNAMRASNTNAAQIELEMPYNGVGVSGIYPNDTLTAAIRSKPNQFKWISHTYEHELLTDISYTNALAQLSKNHTVAQQLGFSKYQKDSMIQPEISGLNNPEFLRAAKDFGIRYILSDTSQPGWKNPSPNTGFYSLHQPSILIIPRYPTNLYYNVSTPTEWLSEYNYFYAPGGLFPTWDHKLTYSELLNKESEIWLRYLLKFDLNSVMFHQSNLRAYDNKNSLLGDLINATLAKYNSMYKLPIRSPSQHDTGLLMAARMTYNDSGVSGRIVLGTTNSIALKTVKPVKAPLTGINYGTAKETYGGQTISTISLGANGTLTIPAPAW